A stretch of Paenibacillus peoriae DNA encodes these proteins:
- a CDS encoding winged helix-turn-helix transcriptional regulator produces the protein MTEQTKNRVQKKYQVGVEAALEVMGGKWKPLIIYHLMTGRKRTSEFRRLIPGITQKMLTTQLRGLEKDEIVTRKVYNEIPPKVEYELTDYGWGLKPALDHLCYWGEDHLDKIHGDKFKVLEEF, from the coding sequence ATGACTGAACAGACAAAAAATAGGGTTCAAAAGAAGTATCAAGTTGGAGTGGAAGCGGCTTTAGAGGTGATGGGAGGGAAATGGAAGCCTTTAATTATCTACCATCTGATGACAGGACGGAAACGAACGTCTGAGTTTCGTCGGTTAATACCCGGCATTACACAAAAAATGCTGACCACTCAGCTCAGAGGCCTAGAAAAGGATGAGATCGTTACACGAAAGGTTTATAATGAAATCCCTCCTAAAGTAGAGTATGAGTTAACGGACTACGGCTGGGGATTAAAACCCGCGCTAGACCATTTATGCTACTGGGGAGAGGATCACCTGGATAAGATTCATGGAGACAAATTCAAGGTTTTGGAAGAATTCTAA
- a CDS encoding VOC family protein: MSVDVYLNFNGNCREAAEFYAEAFGTEKPQIMTFGEAPPNPDYPLQEEAKNLVMHTRLQIDGSNVMFSDVFPGMPFVAGNNISLAIVNKDEEKIRSYFHKLKEGGTVNMELQETFWSKCYGSLKDKFGIEWQLSYDNGMTDS; this comes from the coding sequence ATGTCTGTTGATGTTTATCTTAACTTTAATGGAAACTGTCGTGAAGCAGCGGAGTTTTACGCAGAGGCATTTGGGACTGAGAAACCACAAATTATGACGTTCGGTGAAGCACCGCCCAATCCTGATTATCCTCTACAAGAAGAAGCCAAAAATCTGGTCATGCACACGCGGCTTCAAATTGATGGTAGTAATGTCATGTTTTCAGACGTTTTTCCTGGTATGCCATTCGTAGCCGGAAACAACATCAGCCTCGCCATCGTCAATAAGGACGAAGAGAAAATTCGATCGTACTTTCATAAATTAAAAGAAGGAGGAACCGTAAACATGGAACTTCAAGAAACATTCTGGAGCAAATGTTACGGTAGCCTTAAAGATAAGTTCGGAATTGAATGGCAATTAAGTTATGATAACGGAATGACCGACAGTTAG
- a CDS encoding DUF3934 family protein, whose protein sequence is MGGKSKGGGTGRGTGSKGWTRWNKTAKPVRTKSASTSAPGSKAAGGTKGGTAKPTRNKNGGNSSK, encoded by the coding sequence ATGGGTGGAAAAAGCAAGGGCGGCGGGACCGGCAGAGGCACAGGTAGTAAGGGATGGACACGTTGGAACAAAACTGCGAAGCCAGTAAGGACAAAAAGCGCTTCTACAAGCGCACCGGGAAGCAAAGCGGCAGGTGGCACAAAAGGCGGCACTGCCAAACCAACAAGGAATAAAAACGGCGGCAACAGTAGCAAATAA